Proteins encoded within one genomic window of Pongo pygmaeus isolate AG05252 chromosome 18, NHGRI_mPonPyg2-v2.0_pri, whole genome shotgun sequence:
- the PALB2 gene encoding partner and localizer of BRCA2 isoform X4 — translation MEELPGKPLSCEEKEKLKEKLAFLKREYSKTLARLQRAQRAEKIKHSIKKTVEEQDCLSQQELSLQLNHSEPKNKICVYDKLHIKTHLDEETGEKTSTTLDVGPESFNPGGGPGGLPIQRTDDTQEHFPHRVSDPDGEQKQKLPSRRKKQQKRTFISQERDCVFGTDSLRLSGKRLKEQEEISSKNPARSPVTEIRTHLLSLKSELPDSPEPVTEINEDSVLIPPTAQPEKGVDTFLRRPNFTRATTVPLQTLSDSGSSQHLEHIPPKGSSELTTHDLKNIRFTSPVSLEAQGKKMTVFTDNLLVNEAISKSGQLPTGSNLEANISHSLNELTHNNLPANENQNLKEQNQTEKSLKSPSDVLDGRNENLQENEILSQPKSLSLEATSPLSAEKHSCTMLEGLLFPAEYYVRTTRSMSNCQRKVALEAVIQSHLDVKKKGFKNKNKDASKNLNLSNEETDQSEIRMSGTCTGQPSSRTSQKLLSLTKVSSPAGPTEDNDLSRKAVAQAPGRRYKGKRKSACTPASDHCEPLLPSSSPLVVNRSKEEVTSHKYQHEKFLIRVKGKKSRHQKEDSLSWSNSAYLSLDDDAFTAPFHRDGMLSLKQLLSFLSITDFQLPDEDFGPLKLEKLKSCSEKPVEPFESKMFGERHLKEGNCIFPEELSPKRMDTEVEDLEEDLIVLPGKSHPKRPNPQSQHTKTGLSSSILLYTPLNTVVPDDNDRPTTDMCSPAFPILGTTPAFGPQGSYEKASTEVAGRTCCTPQLAHLKDSVCLASDTKQFDSSGSPAKAHTTLQVSGRQGQPTCDCDSVPPGTPPPIESFTFKENQLGRNTCQELHKHSIEQTETAELPASDSINPGNLQLVSKLKNPSGSCSVDVSAMFWERAGCKEPCIITACEDVVSLWKALDAWQWEKLCTWHFTEVPVLQIVPVPDVYNLVCVALGNLEIREIRALFCSSDDESEKQVLLKSGNIKAVLGLTKRRLVSSSGTLSDQQVEVMTFAEDGGGKENQFLMPPEETILTFAEVQGMQEALLGTTIMNNIVIWNLKTGQLLKKMHIDDSYQASVCHKAYSEMGLLFIVLSHPCAKESESLRSPVFQLIVINPKTTLSVGVMLYCLPPGQAGRLGSPRSRCWRIQCLVRARFLAHRCVLTW, via the exons ttAAAGGAGAAATTAGCATTCTTGAAAAGGGAATACAGCAAGACACTAGCCCGCCTTCAG CGTGCCCAAAGAGCTGAAAAGATTAAGCATTCTATTAAGAAAACAGTAGAAGAACAAGATTGTTTGTCCCAGCAGGAGCTCTCACTGCAGCTAAACCACTCAG aacctaaaaataaaatatgtgtttatgaCAAGTTACACATCAAAACCCATCTTGATGAAGAAACTGGAGAAAAGACATCTACCACACTTGATGTTGGGCCTGAGTCCTTTAACCCTGGAGGTGGCCCAGGAGGATTACCTATACAAAGAACAGATGACACCCAAGAACATTTTCCCCACAGGGTCAGTGACCCTGATGGTGAGCAAAAGCAGAAGCtgccaagcagaagaaagaagcagCAGAAGAGAACGTTTATTTCACAGGAGAGAGACTGTGTCTTTGGCACTGATTCGCTCAGATTGTCTGGGAAAAGACTAAAGGAACAGGAAGAAATCAGTAGCAAAAATCCTGCTAGATCACCAGTAACTGAAATAAGAACTCACCTTTTAAGTCTTAAGTCTGAACTTCCAGATTCTCCAGAACCAGTTACAGAAATTAATGAAGACAGTGTATTAATTCCACCAACTGCCCAACCAGAAAAAGGTGTTGATACATTCCTAAGAAGACCTAATTTCACCAGGGCGACTACAGTTCCTTTACAGACTCTATCAGATAGCGGTAGTAGTCAGCACCTTGAACACATTCCTCCTAAAGGTAGCAGTGAACTTACTACTCACGACCTAAAAAACATTAGATTTACTTCACCTGTAAGTTTGGAGGCACAAGGCAAAAAAATGACTGTCTTTACAGATAACCTCCTTGTAAATGAAGCTATAAGTAAAAGTGGCCAACTGCCCACAGGTTCTAATTTAGAGGCAAATATTTCACATTCTCTAAATGAACTCACTCACAATAACTTAccagcaaatgaaaaccaaaacttaaaagaacaaaatcaaacaGAGAAATCTTTAAAATCTCCCAGTGACGTTCTTGATGGCAGAAATGAAAATCTTCAGGAAAATGAGATTCTAAGTCAACCTAAGAGTCTTAGCCTGGAAGCAACCTCTCCTCTTTCTGCAGAAAAACATTCTTGCACAATGCTTGAAGGCCTTCTGTTTCCTGCAGAATATTATGTTAGAACAACACGAAGCATGTCCAATTGCCAGAGGAAAGTAGCCCTGGAGGCTGTCATTCAGAGTCATTTGGATGTCAAGAAAAaagggtttaaaaataaaaataaggatgcAAGTAAAAATTTAAACCTTTCCAATGAGGAAACTGACCAAAGTGAAATTAGGATGTCTGGCACATGCACAGGACAACCAAGTTCAAGAacctctcagaaacttctctcatTAACTAAAGTCAGCTCTCCCGCTGGGCCCACTGAAGATAATGACTTGTCTAGGAAGGCAGTTGCCCAGGCACCTGGTAGAagatacaaaggaaaaagaaaatcagcctgCACCCCAGCATCAGATCATTGTGAACCACTTTTGCCAAGTTCCAGCCCATTGGTTGTTAACAGGTCCAAGGAGGAAGTCACCTCGCACAAATATCAGCACGAAAAATTCCTTATTCGAGTGAAAG ggaAGAAAAGTCGTCATCAAAAAGAGGATTCCCTTTCTTGGAGTAACAGTGCTTATTTATCCTTGGATGATGATGCTTTCACGGCTCCATTTCATAGGGATGGAATGCTGAGTTTAAAGCAACTACTGTCTTTTCTCAGTATCACAGACTTTCAGTTACCTGATGAAGACTTTGGACCTCTTAAGCTTGAAAAACTGAAGTCCTGCTCAGAAAAACCAGTGGAGCCCTTTGAATCAAAAATGTTTGGAGAGAGACATCTTAAAGAGGGAAACTGTATTTTTCCAGAGGAACTGAGTCCTAAACGCATGGATACAGAAGTGGAGGACTTAGAAGAAGATCTTATTGTTCTACCAGGAAAATCACATCCCAAAAGGCCAAACCCACAAAGCCAGCATACAAAGACGGGCCTTTCTTCATCCATATTACTTTATACTCCTTTAAATACGGTTGTGCCTGATGATAATGACAGGCCTACCACAGACATGTGTTCACCTGCTTTCCCCATCTTAGGTACTACTCCAGCCTTTGGCCCTCAAGGCTCCTATGAAAAAGCATCTACAGAGGTTGCTGGACGAACTTGCTGCACACCCCAGCTTGCTCATTTGAAAGACTCAGTCTGTCTTGCCAGTGATACTAAACAATTCGACAGTTCAGGCAGCCCAGCAAAAGCACACACCACCCTGCAAGTGTCAGGCAGGCAAGGACAACCTACCTGTGACTGTGACTCTGTCCCGCCAGGAACACCTCCACCCATTGAGTCATtcacttttaaagaaaatcagcTCGGTAGAAACACATGCCAGGAGTTGCATAAACATTCCATCGAACAG ACTGAAACAGCAGAGCTTCCTGCTTCTGATAGCATAAACCCAGGCAACCTACAGTTGGTTTCAAAGTTAAAG AATCCTTCAGGTTCCTGTTCCGTAGATGTGAGTGCCATGTTTTGGGAAAGAGCCGGTTGTAAAGAGCCATGTATCATAACTGCTTGCGAAGATGTAGTTTCTCTTTGGAAAGCTCTGGATGCTTGGCAGTGGGAAAAACTTTGTACCTGGCACTTCACAGAG gTTCCAGTATTACAGATAGTTCCAGTGCCTGATGTGTATAATCTCGTGTGTGTAGCTTTGGGAAATTTGGAAATCAGAGAGATCAG GGCATTGTTTTGTTCCTCTGATGATGAAAGTGAAAAGCAAGTACTACTGAAGTCTGGAAATATAAAAGCTGTGCTTGGCCTGACAAAGAGGAGGCTAGTTAGTAGCAGTGGGACCCTTTCTGATCAACAAGTAGAAGTCATGACGTTTGCAGAAGATGGAGG AGGCAAAGAAAACCAATTTTTGATGCCCCCTGAGGAGACTATACTAACTTTTGCTGAGGTCCAAGGGATGCAAGAAGCTCTGCTTGGTACTACTATTATGAACAACATTGTTATTTG GAATTTAAAAACTGGCCAACTCCTGAAAAAGATGCACATTGATGATTCTTACCAAGCTTCAGTCTGTCACAAAGCCTATTCTGAAATG GGGCTTCTCTTTATTGTCCTGAGTCATCCCTGTGCCAAAGAGAGTGAGTCGTTGCGAAGCCCTGTGTTTCAGCTGATTGTGATTAACCCTAAGACGACTCTCAGCGTGGGTGTGATGCTGTACTGTCTTCCTCCAGGGCAGGCTGGCAG
- the PALB2 gene encoding partner and localizer of BRCA2 isoform X3 — MFPACADVILILAYLLVELKEKLAFLKREYSKTLARLQRAQRAEKIKHSIKKTVEEQDCLSQQELSLQLNHSEPKNKICVYDKLHIKTHLDEETGEKTSTTLDVGPESFNPGGGPGGLPIQRTDDTQEHFPHRVSDPDGEQKQKLPSRRKKQQKRTFISQERDCVFGTDSLRLSGKRLKEQEEISSKNPARSPVTEIRTHLLSLKSELPDSPEPVTEINEDSVLIPPTAQPEKGVDTFLRRPNFTRATTVPLQTLSDSGSSQHLEHIPPKGSSELTTHDLKNIRFTSPVSLEAQGKKMTVFTDNLLVNEAISKSGQLPTGSNLEANISHSLNELTHNNLPANENQNLKEQNQTEKSLKSPSDVLDGRNENLQENEILSQPKSLSLEATSPLSAEKHSCTMLEGLLFPAEYYVRTTRSMSNCQRKVALEAVIQSHLDVKKKGFKNKNKDASKNLNLSNEETDQSEIRMSGTCTGQPSSRTSQKLLSLTKVSSPAGPTEDNDLSRKAVAQAPGRRYKGKRKSACTPASDHCEPLLPSSSPLVVNRSKEEVTSHKYQHEKFLIRVKGKKSRHQKEDSLSWSNSAYLSLDDDAFTAPFHRDGMLSLKQLLSFLSITDFQLPDEDFGPLKLEKLKSCSEKPVEPFESKMFGERHLKEGNCIFPEELSPKRMDTEVEDLEEDLIVLPGKSHPKRPNPQSQHTKTGLSSSILLYTPLNTVVPDDNDRPTTDMCSPAFPILGTTPAFGPQGSYEKASTEVAGRTCCTPQLAHLKDSVCLASDTKQFDSSGSPAKAHTTLQVSGRQGQPTCDCDSVPPGTPPPIESFTFKENQLGRNTCQELHKHSIEQTETAELPASDSINPGNLQLVSKLKNPSGSCSVDVSAMFWERAGCKEPCIITACEDVVSLWKALDAWQWEKLCTWHFTEVPVLQIVPVPDVYNLVCVALGNLEIREIRALFCSSDDESEKQVLLKSGNIKAVLGLTKRRLVSSSGTLSDQQVEVMTFAEDGGGKENQFLMPPEETILTFAEVQGMQEALLGTTIMNNIVIWNLKTGQLLKKMHIDDSYQASVCHKAYSEMGLLFIVLSHPCAKESESLRSPVFQLIVINPKTTLSVGVMLYCLPPGQAGRLGSPRSRCWRIQCLVRARFLAHRCVLTW; from the exons ttAAAGGAGAAATTAGCATTCTTGAAAAGGGAATACAGCAAGACACTAGCCCGCCTTCAG CGTGCCCAAAGAGCTGAAAAGATTAAGCATTCTATTAAGAAAACAGTAGAAGAACAAGATTGTTTGTCCCAGCAGGAGCTCTCACTGCAGCTAAACCACTCAG aacctaaaaataaaatatgtgtttatgaCAAGTTACACATCAAAACCCATCTTGATGAAGAAACTGGAGAAAAGACATCTACCACACTTGATGTTGGGCCTGAGTCCTTTAACCCTGGAGGTGGCCCAGGAGGATTACCTATACAAAGAACAGATGACACCCAAGAACATTTTCCCCACAGGGTCAGTGACCCTGATGGTGAGCAAAAGCAGAAGCtgccaagcagaagaaagaagcagCAGAAGAGAACGTTTATTTCACAGGAGAGAGACTGTGTCTTTGGCACTGATTCGCTCAGATTGTCTGGGAAAAGACTAAAGGAACAGGAAGAAATCAGTAGCAAAAATCCTGCTAGATCACCAGTAACTGAAATAAGAACTCACCTTTTAAGTCTTAAGTCTGAACTTCCAGATTCTCCAGAACCAGTTACAGAAATTAATGAAGACAGTGTATTAATTCCACCAACTGCCCAACCAGAAAAAGGTGTTGATACATTCCTAAGAAGACCTAATTTCACCAGGGCGACTACAGTTCCTTTACAGACTCTATCAGATAGCGGTAGTAGTCAGCACCTTGAACACATTCCTCCTAAAGGTAGCAGTGAACTTACTACTCACGACCTAAAAAACATTAGATTTACTTCACCTGTAAGTTTGGAGGCACAAGGCAAAAAAATGACTGTCTTTACAGATAACCTCCTTGTAAATGAAGCTATAAGTAAAAGTGGCCAACTGCCCACAGGTTCTAATTTAGAGGCAAATATTTCACATTCTCTAAATGAACTCACTCACAATAACTTAccagcaaatgaaaaccaaaacttaaaagaacaaaatcaaacaGAGAAATCTTTAAAATCTCCCAGTGACGTTCTTGATGGCAGAAATGAAAATCTTCAGGAAAATGAGATTCTAAGTCAACCTAAGAGTCTTAGCCTGGAAGCAACCTCTCCTCTTTCTGCAGAAAAACATTCTTGCACAATGCTTGAAGGCCTTCTGTTTCCTGCAGAATATTATGTTAGAACAACACGAAGCATGTCCAATTGCCAGAGGAAAGTAGCCCTGGAGGCTGTCATTCAGAGTCATTTGGATGTCAAGAAAAaagggtttaaaaataaaaataaggatgcAAGTAAAAATTTAAACCTTTCCAATGAGGAAACTGACCAAAGTGAAATTAGGATGTCTGGCACATGCACAGGACAACCAAGTTCAAGAacctctcagaaacttctctcatTAACTAAAGTCAGCTCTCCCGCTGGGCCCACTGAAGATAATGACTTGTCTAGGAAGGCAGTTGCCCAGGCACCTGGTAGAagatacaaaggaaaaagaaaatcagcctgCACCCCAGCATCAGATCATTGTGAACCACTTTTGCCAAGTTCCAGCCCATTGGTTGTTAACAGGTCCAAGGAGGAAGTCACCTCGCACAAATATCAGCACGAAAAATTCCTTATTCGAGTGAAAG ggaAGAAAAGTCGTCATCAAAAAGAGGATTCCCTTTCTTGGAGTAACAGTGCTTATTTATCCTTGGATGATGATGCTTTCACGGCTCCATTTCATAGGGATGGAATGCTGAGTTTAAAGCAACTACTGTCTTTTCTCAGTATCACAGACTTTCAGTTACCTGATGAAGACTTTGGACCTCTTAAGCTTGAAAAACTGAAGTCCTGCTCAGAAAAACCAGTGGAGCCCTTTGAATCAAAAATGTTTGGAGAGAGACATCTTAAAGAGGGAAACTGTATTTTTCCAGAGGAACTGAGTCCTAAACGCATGGATACAGAAGTGGAGGACTTAGAAGAAGATCTTATTGTTCTACCAGGAAAATCACATCCCAAAAGGCCAAACCCACAAAGCCAGCATACAAAGACGGGCCTTTCTTCATCCATATTACTTTATACTCCTTTAAATACGGTTGTGCCTGATGATAATGACAGGCCTACCACAGACATGTGTTCACCTGCTTTCCCCATCTTAGGTACTACTCCAGCCTTTGGCCCTCAAGGCTCCTATGAAAAAGCATCTACAGAGGTTGCTGGACGAACTTGCTGCACACCCCAGCTTGCTCATTTGAAAGACTCAGTCTGTCTTGCCAGTGATACTAAACAATTCGACAGTTCAGGCAGCCCAGCAAAAGCACACACCACCCTGCAAGTGTCAGGCAGGCAAGGACAACCTACCTGTGACTGTGACTCTGTCCCGCCAGGAACACCTCCACCCATTGAGTCATtcacttttaaagaaaatcagcTCGGTAGAAACACATGCCAGGAGTTGCATAAACATTCCATCGAACAG ACTGAAACAGCAGAGCTTCCTGCTTCTGATAGCATAAACCCAGGCAACCTACAGTTGGTTTCAAAGTTAAAG AATCCTTCAGGTTCCTGTTCCGTAGATGTGAGTGCCATGTTTTGGGAAAGAGCCGGTTGTAAAGAGCCATGTATCATAACTGCTTGCGAAGATGTAGTTTCTCTTTGGAAAGCTCTGGATGCTTGGCAGTGGGAAAAACTTTGTACCTGGCACTTCACAGAG gTTCCAGTATTACAGATAGTTCCAGTGCCTGATGTGTATAATCTCGTGTGTGTAGCTTTGGGAAATTTGGAAATCAGAGAGATCAG GGCATTGTTTTGTTCCTCTGATGATGAAAGTGAAAAGCAAGTACTACTGAAGTCTGGAAATATAAAAGCTGTGCTTGGCCTGACAAAGAGGAGGCTAGTTAGTAGCAGTGGGACCCTTTCTGATCAACAAGTAGAAGTCATGACGTTTGCAGAAGATGGAGG AGGCAAAGAAAACCAATTTTTGATGCCCCCTGAGGAGACTATACTAACTTTTGCTGAGGTCCAAGGGATGCAAGAAGCTCTGCTTGGTACTACTATTATGAACAACATTGTTATTTG GAATTTAAAAACTGGCCAACTCCTGAAAAAGATGCACATTGATGATTCTTACCAAGCTTCAGTCTGTCACAAAGCCTATTCTGAAATG GGGCTTCTCTTTATTGTCCTGAGTCATCCCTGTGCCAAAGAGAGTGAGTCGTTGCGAAGCCCTGTGTTTCAGCTGATTGTGATTAACCCTAAGACGACTCTCAGCGTGGGTGTGATGCTGTACTGTCTTCCTCCAGGGCAGGCTGGCAG
- the PALB2 gene encoding partner and localizer of BRCA2 isoform X7, with the protein MFPACADVILILAYLLVELKEKLAFLKREYSKTLARLQRAQRAEKIKHSIKKTVEEQDCLSQQELSLQLNHSEPKNKICVYDKLHIKTHLDEETGEKTSTTLDVGPESFNPGGGPGGLPIQRTDDTQEHFPHRVSDPDGEQKQKLPSRRKKQQKRTFISQERDCVFGTDSLRLSGKRLKEQEEISSKNPARSPVTEIRTHLLSLKSELPDSPEPVTEINEDSVLIPPTAQPEKGVDTFLRRPNFTRATTVPLQTLSDSGSSQHLEHIPPKGSSELTTHDLKNIRFTSPVSLEAQGKKMTVFTDNLLVNEAISKSGQLPTGSNLEANISHSLNELTHNNLPANENQNLKEQNQTEKSLKSPSDVLDGRNENLQENEILSQPKSLSLEATSPLSAEKHSCTMLEGLLFPAEYYVRTTRSMSNCQRKVALEAVIQSHLDVKKKGFKNKNKDASKNLNLSNEETDQSEIRMSGTCTGQPSSRTSQKLLSLTKVSSPAGPTEDNDLSRKAVAQAPGRRYKGKRKSACTPASDHCEPLLPSSSPLVVNRSKEEVTSHKYQHEKFLIRVKGKKSRHQKEDSLSWSNSAYLSLDDDAFTAPFHRDGMLSLKQLLSFLSITDFQLPDEDFGPLKLEKLKSCSEKPVEPFESKMFGERHLKEGNCIFPEELSPKRMDTEVEDLEEDLIVLPGKSHPKRPNPQSQHTKTGLSSSILLYTPLNTVVPDDNDRPTTDMCSPAFPILGTTPAFGPQGSYEKASTEVAGRTCCTPQLAHLKDSVCLASDTKQFDSSGSPAKAHTTLQVSGRQGQPTCDCDSVPPGTPPPIESFTFKENQLGRNTCQELHKHSIEQTETAELPASDSINPGNLQLVSKLKNPSGSCSVDVSAMFWERAGCKEPCIITACEDVVSLWKALDAWQWEKLCTWHFTEVPVLQIVPVPDVYNLVCVALGNLEIREIRALFCSSDDESEKQVLLKSGNIKAVLGLTKRRLVSSSGTLSDQQVEVMTFAEDGGGKENQFLMPPEETILTFAEVQGMQEALLGTTIMNNIVIWGFSLLS; encoded by the exons ttAAAGGAGAAATTAGCATTCTTGAAAAGGGAATACAGCAAGACACTAGCCCGCCTTCAG CGTGCCCAAAGAGCTGAAAAGATTAAGCATTCTATTAAGAAAACAGTAGAAGAACAAGATTGTTTGTCCCAGCAGGAGCTCTCACTGCAGCTAAACCACTCAG aacctaaaaataaaatatgtgtttatgaCAAGTTACACATCAAAACCCATCTTGATGAAGAAACTGGAGAAAAGACATCTACCACACTTGATGTTGGGCCTGAGTCCTTTAACCCTGGAGGTGGCCCAGGAGGATTACCTATACAAAGAACAGATGACACCCAAGAACATTTTCCCCACAGGGTCAGTGACCCTGATGGTGAGCAAAAGCAGAAGCtgccaagcagaagaaagaagcagCAGAAGAGAACGTTTATTTCACAGGAGAGAGACTGTGTCTTTGGCACTGATTCGCTCAGATTGTCTGGGAAAAGACTAAAGGAACAGGAAGAAATCAGTAGCAAAAATCCTGCTAGATCACCAGTAACTGAAATAAGAACTCACCTTTTAAGTCTTAAGTCTGAACTTCCAGATTCTCCAGAACCAGTTACAGAAATTAATGAAGACAGTGTATTAATTCCACCAACTGCCCAACCAGAAAAAGGTGTTGATACATTCCTAAGAAGACCTAATTTCACCAGGGCGACTACAGTTCCTTTACAGACTCTATCAGATAGCGGTAGTAGTCAGCACCTTGAACACATTCCTCCTAAAGGTAGCAGTGAACTTACTACTCACGACCTAAAAAACATTAGATTTACTTCACCTGTAAGTTTGGAGGCACAAGGCAAAAAAATGACTGTCTTTACAGATAACCTCCTTGTAAATGAAGCTATAAGTAAAAGTGGCCAACTGCCCACAGGTTCTAATTTAGAGGCAAATATTTCACATTCTCTAAATGAACTCACTCACAATAACTTAccagcaaatgaaaaccaaaacttaaaagaacaaaatcaaacaGAGAAATCTTTAAAATCTCCCAGTGACGTTCTTGATGGCAGAAATGAAAATCTTCAGGAAAATGAGATTCTAAGTCAACCTAAGAGTCTTAGCCTGGAAGCAACCTCTCCTCTTTCTGCAGAAAAACATTCTTGCACAATGCTTGAAGGCCTTCTGTTTCCTGCAGAATATTATGTTAGAACAACACGAAGCATGTCCAATTGCCAGAGGAAAGTAGCCCTGGAGGCTGTCATTCAGAGTCATTTGGATGTCAAGAAAAaagggtttaaaaataaaaataaggatgcAAGTAAAAATTTAAACCTTTCCAATGAGGAAACTGACCAAAGTGAAATTAGGATGTCTGGCACATGCACAGGACAACCAAGTTCAAGAacctctcagaaacttctctcatTAACTAAAGTCAGCTCTCCCGCTGGGCCCACTGAAGATAATGACTTGTCTAGGAAGGCAGTTGCCCAGGCACCTGGTAGAagatacaaaggaaaaagaaaatcagcctgCACCCCAGCATCAGATCATTGTGAACCACTTTTGCCAAGTTCCAGCCCATTGGTTGTTAACAGGTCCAAGGAGGAAGTCACCTCGCACAAATATCAGCACGAAAAATTCCTTATTCGAGTGAAAG ggaAGAAAAGTCGTCATCAAAAAGAGGATTCCCTTTCTTGGAGTAACAGTGCTTATTTATCCTTGGATGATGATGCTTTCACGGCTCCATTTCATAGGGATGGAATGCTGAGTTTAAAGCAACTACTGTCTTTTCTCAGTATCACAGACTTTCAGTTACCTGATGAAGACTTTGGACCTCTTAAGCTTGAAAAACTGAAGTCCTGCTCAGAAAAACCAGTGGAGCCCTTTGAATCAAAAATGTTTGGAGAGAGACATCTTAAAGAGGGAAACTGTATTTTTCCAGAGGAACTGAGTCCTAAACGCATGGATACAGAAGTGGAGGACTTAGAAGAAGATCTTATTGTTCTACCAGGAAAATCACATCCCAAAAGGCCAAACCCACAAAGCCAGCATACAAAGACGGGCCTTTCTTCATCCATATTACTTTATACTCCTTTAAATACGGTTGTGCCTGATGATAATGACAGGCCTACCACAGACATGTGTTCACCTGCTTTCCCCATCTTAGGTACTACTCCAGCCTTTGGCCCTCAAGGCTCCTATGAAAAAGCATCTACAGAGGTTGCTGGACGAACTTGCTGCACACCCCAGCTTGCTCATTTGAAAGACTCAGTCTGTCTTGCCAGTGATACTAAACAATTCGACAGTTCAGGCAGCCCAGCAAAAGCACACACCACCCTGCAAGTGTCAGGCAGGCAAGGACAACCTACCTGTGACTGTGACTCTGTCCCGCCAGGAACACCTCCACCCATTGAGTCATtcacttttaaagaaaatcagcTCGGTAGAAACACATGCCAGGAGTTGCATAAACATTCCATCGAACAG ACTGAAACAGCAGAGCTTCCTGCTTCTGATAGCATAAACCCAGGCAACCTACAGTTGGTTTCAAAGTTAAAG AATCCTTCAGGTTCCTGTTCCGTAGATGTGAGTGCCATGTTTTGGGAAAGAGCCGGTTGTAAAGAGCCATGTATCATAACTGCTTGCGAAGATGTAGTTTCTCTTTGGAAAGCTCTGGATGCTTGGCAGTGGGAAAAACTTTGTACCTGGCACTTCACAGAG gTTCCAGTATTACAGATAGTTCCAGTGCCTGATGTGTATAATCTCGTGTGTGTAGCTTTGGGAAATTTGGAAATCAGAGAGATCAG GGCATTGTTTTGTTCCTCTGATGATGAAAGTGAAAAGCAAGTACTACTGAAGTCTGGAAATATAAAAGCTGTGCTTGGCCTGACAAAGAGGAGGCTAGTTAGTAGCAGTGGGACCCTTTCTGATCAACAAGTAGAAGTCATGACGTTTGCAGAAGATGGAGG AGGCAAAGAAAACCAATTTTTGATGCCCCCTGAGGAGACTATACTAACTTTTGCTGAGGTCCAAGGGATGCAAGAAGCTCTGCTTGGTACTACTATTATGAACAACATTGTTATTTG GGGCTTCTCTTTATTGTCCTGA